One genomic region from Capra hircus breed San Clemente chromosome 18, ASM170441v1, whole genome shotgun sequence encodes:
- the KCTD19 gene encoding BTB/POZ domain-containing protein KCTD19, translated as MPLLQTLDNLKEGKHHLRVRPADIPVAERASLNYWRTWKCISKPSEFPIKSPAFTGLHDKAPLGLMDTPLLDTEEEVHYCFLPLDLVAKHPSLVTEDNLLWLAETMALIECECSEFRFIVNFLRSQKILLPDNFSNIDVLEAEVEILEIPELSEAVRLYRMNMGGCSRTSCPPPSPGKGGRSAGLESVKPLYMMALGLLVKYPDSALGQLRIESTLDGSRLYITGNGVLFQHVKNWLGTCRLPLTETVSEVYELCAFLDKRDITYEPMKVALKTHLEPRTLASMDVLNEEWTAEITVYSSQQIIKVYVGSHWYATTLQTLLKYPELLSNPQRVYWITYGQTLLIHGDGQMFRHILNFLRLGKLFLPSEFKEWPLLCQEVEEYHIPSLSEALVQCEAYKSWIQEKESESEEAFPIRRLHVVTEGPGSLVEFGRDTKETTACIPMEFQDCNDRTLWNKAKGTLARSSQIEEAEQYSQTIQMSLCRGAKRAGNPSTYSHCPGLCANPRHWGDHPESPPKKKCTTVNLTQKSETKDPPVTPMQKLISLVREWDMVNCKQWEFQPLSAPRSSSLEEATLQHSSGSEAVSQPSTSASRKGHSTASEKDPGPQAGAGAGTKDKGPEPNFNPYFPMKRAVTLKDWGKQRSKERESPAPELTLPEASEGDNTGVILKVTHPPVVGSDGSCMFFEDSIIYTTHMDHLRRTPPPASPQPREVTFLSFSLSWEEMFYAQKCHCFLTDVILDSIRQNDPKAITAKVVSLVNRLWTLHISPKQFVVDLLAITGFKDDRHTQERLYSWVELTLPFARKYGRCVDLLIQRGLSKSVSYSVLSKYLQDG; from the exons ATGCCTTTGCTGCAG ACTCTAGATAATCTGAAGGAAGGGAAACACCATCTACGTGTGAGGCCTGCAGACATACCTGTTGCTGAGAGAGCATCTCTGAACTACTGGCGAACATGGAAGTGTATCAGCAAACCCTCAGAATTTCCTATAAAAAGCCCAGCCTTCACAG GCCTACATGATAAGGCGCCTTTGGGACTCATGGATACACCACTGTTAGACACAGAAGAGGAAGTGCACTACTGCTTCCTGCCCCTAGACCTGGTGGCCAAGCATCCAAGCCTGGTGACTGAAGACAACCTGCTGTGGCTGGCTGAGACCATGGCCCTGATCGAGTGCGAGTGCAGCGAGTTCCGCTTCATTG TGAATTTTCTCCGCTCACAGAAGATTTTGCTACCAGATAATTTCTCCAACATAGATGTGCTTGAAGCAGAAGTGGAAATTCTGGAAATCCCTGAGCTCAGTGAAGCTGTGAGGTTGTACCGAATGAACATGG GTGGCTGTTCCCGGACCTCCTGTCCTCCTCCAAGCCCTGGGAAGGGGGGCCGTTCAGCAGGCCTAGAGTCCGTGAAGCCACTGTACATGATGGCCCTGGGTCTGCTTGTCAAGTACCCAGACTCTGCACTGGGACAGCTCCGCATCGAGAGCACACTGGATGGGAGTAGACTGTACATCACCGGGAACGGGGTCCTCTTCCAGCATGTTAA GAACTGGCTGGGGACTTGCCGTCTGCCCCTGACTGAGACCGTTTCTGAGGTGTACGAGCTCTGTGCCTTCCTGGACAAGAGGGACATCACCTACGAGCCAATGAAAGTGGCTCTCAAGACTCATCTGGAGCCAAGGACTCTGGCATCCATGGATGTGCTCA ATGAGGAGTGGACGGCAGAAATCACTGTGTATTCCTCCCAACAGATTATCAAAGTTTATGTTGGAAGCCACTGGTATGCAACCACCCTGCAGACCCTGCTGAAG taTCCAGAACTGTTGTCCAACCCTCAGAGAGTGTACTGGATAACGTACGGACAAACCCTGCTGATCCACGGGGATGGCCAAATGTTCCGACACATTCTCAACTTCCTGAGGCTTGGAAAactatttttaccatctgaatttAA GGAATGGCCCCTCCTCTGCCAGGAGGTGGAGGAATACCacatcccatctctctcagaagcACTTGTCCAGTGTGAGGCATACAA GTCATGGATCCAGGAGAAAGAATCTGAAAGTGAAGAAGCTTTTCCCATCAGAAGGCTGCACGTGGTAACAGAAGGGCCAGGGTCACTGGTGGAGTTCGGCAGAGACACCAAAGAA ACCACGGCTTGCATACCAATGGAGTTCCAAGACTGCAATGACCGAACTCTGTGGAACAAGGCCAAGGGGACCCTGGCCAGGTCCAGCCAGATAGAGGAGGCCGAACAGTACTCCCAGACAATCCAGATGTCCTTGTGCCGAGGTGCCAAGAGGGCAGGTAATCCCAGCACATACTCACACTGTCCTGGCCTATGTGCCAACCCTAGACACTGGGGGGACCACCCTGAGAGTCCTCCCAAGAAGAAGTGTACCACTGTCAACCTCACACAGAAATCTGAAACCAAAGACCCTCCTGTCACCCCCATGCAAAAACTTATCTCCCTGGTAAGGGAGTGGGACATGGTCAACTGCAAACAGTGGGAATTCCAGCCACTGTCAGCCCCCCGGAGCAGCTCCTTGGAGGAAGCCACCCTGCAGCACTCCTCAGGAAGTGAGGCTGTTTCCCAGCCCAGCACCTCAGCTTCCCGGAAAGGCCATTCCACAGCCTCAGAGAAGGACCCAGGCCCACAGGCAGGGGCTGGAGCCGGAACCAAAGACAAGGGGCCAGAGCCAAACTTTAATCCATACTTCCCCATGAAAAGAGCTGTCACCCTGAAGGACTGGGGCAAGCAGAGGTCAAAGGAGAGAG AAAGTCCTGCCCCTGAGCTGACCCTGCCTGAGGCCAGTGAGGGGGACAACACAGGGGTCATCCTCAAGGTGACCCACCCCCCCGTGGTGGGCAGTGATGGCTCGTGCATGTTCTTTGAGGACAGCATCATCTACACCACGCACATGGACCACCTCAGGCGCACGCCGCCCccagccagcccccagccccgAG AGGTGACTTTCCTGAGTTTCTCTCTGTCCTGGGAAGAGATGTTTTACGCACAGAAATGTCACTGCTTCCTGACTGACGTCATTCTGGATTCCATCCGGCAAAATGACCCCAAAGCCATCACAGCCAAGGTGGTCTCCCTGGTCAACCGGCTGTGG ACCCTGCACATAAGCCCCAAGCAGTTTGTGGTGGATTTGCTGGCCATCACTGGATTCAAGGATGACCGGCACACCCAGGAACGCCTATACAGCTGGGTTGAG CTCACGTTGCCTTTCGCCAGGAAATACGGCCGCTGTGTGGACCTGCTCATCCAGAGGGGCCTATCAAAGTCTGTCTCTTACTCTGTCCTGAGCAAGTACCTACAAGATGGCTAA